A window of the Bacteroidota bacterium genome harbors these coding sequences:
- a CDS encoding gliding motility-associated C-terminal domain-containing protein, whose protein sequence is DDYLRYKYSWAWSDTLTDGTSALDTTLVYAPIAKPDKNTVFYVTMIDTNGCVHSDQILVKVNKLFVPNAFTPNGDGIHDTWHIPFADKVDGLEVLVFNRWGEQVFHSSGYGADQEWNGTYKNHGDKLPVGTYYFVIKIPGDSPVTGSVTLIR, encoded by the coding sequence GATGATTATTTAAGGTATAAATATTCCTGGGCATGGAGTGATACTTTGACAGACGGGACATCGGCCCTTGATACAACTCTTGTTTATGCGCCTATTGCAAAACCGGATAAGAATACGGTCTTTTATGTTACCATGATTGATACCAATGGTTGTGTACATAGCGATCAGATTTTAGTGAAGGTCAATAAGCTATTTGTTCCCAATGCTTTCACTCCAAACGGAGACGGCATTCACGATACCTGGCACATTCCGTTTGCCGACAAGGTGGATGGTTTAGAGGTGCTTGTGTTTAACCGTTGGGGCGAACAGGTATTTCATTCTTCGGGATATGGGGCTGATCAGGAATGGAACGGTACCTATAAAAATCATGGGGATAAACTTCCTGTGGGCACCTATTATTTTGTGATTAAGATACCAGGCGACTCACCTGTTACCGGAAGTGTAACCTTGATCAGGTAA
- a CDS encoding type IX secretion system membrane protein PorP/SprF translates to MKKLIKLTVILFIICSAGANAQQSPQYTQYMYNEFVINPAIAGTLNSYQIRSCNRFQWVGIDDAPITNTLSFYGPDAKRDMGYGGYVYHDVTGPTSQTEVSGSYAYNIALNPDIRLSMGLALGIKQFRVDGTQLTFDDGVEDPHAPASIMSSLVPDAAIGVYMYSSNFNVGFAANQLFNNKLNLVKGETALNRLRSHFFLTGGYKYFFNRTWAVEPSAIIKGMYPVQIQAELNAKVIYHNMVWGSLSFRTHDAVSVLLGYNFKDKFIFGYSYDLSVSKFSTYNNGSHEIMIGYKFNSIKNARR, encoded by the coding sequence ATGAAAAAACTAATTAAACTAACGGTCATCCTGTTTATTATTTGTTCTGCAGGAGCGAACGCGCAACAAAGCCCTCAGTATACGCAATATATGTATAATGAGTTTGTTATCAATCCGGCCATTGCGGGTACACTTAATTCCTATCAGATCCGTTCCTGTAACCGTTTTCAATGGGTGGGGATAGATGATGCGCCAATAACCAATACTTTGAGTTTCTATGGCCCTGATGCTAAAAGGGATATGGGCTATGGGGGTTACGTTTATCATGATGTAACCGGTCCTACAAGTCAGACAGAGGTAAGCGGATCTTATGCCTACAATATTGCCTTAAACCCGGATATTCGACTTTCCATGGGTTTAGCCCTGGGCATTAAACAATTCAGGGTTGACGGCACTCAGCTTACTTTCGACGATGGGGTTGAAGATCCTCATGCCCCTGCGTCAATTATGAGCTCCCTGGTCCCTGATGCTGCTATTGGCGTTTATATGTATTCGTCAAATTTCAATGTGGGATTTGCTGCCAATCAGCTTTTTAATAATAAACTTAACCTGGTGAAAGGCGAAACAGCTTTAAATAGACTGCGCAGCCATTTTTTCCTTACCGGCGGGTATAAATATTTCTTTAACCGTACCTGGGCCGTTGAACCTTCGGCAATAATTAAGGGAATGTATCCAGTACAGATTCAGGCTGAATTAAATGCTAAAGTAATTTACCATAATATGGTCTGGGGTAGCTTATCCTTCAGGACACATGATGCTGTGTCTGTTCTCCTGGGGTATAATTTTAAAGACAAGTTTATTTTTGGGTATTCATATGATTTGTCAGTTTCCAAGTTCTCTACATACAACAATGGATCTCATGAAATTATGATAGGTTATAAGTTTAATTCCATTAAAAACGCCAGACGTTAA